From Actinopolyspora lacussalsi, a single genomic window includes:
- a CDS encoding adenosylcobinamide-phosphate synthase (product_source=KO:K02227; cath_funfam=1.20.20.10; cog=COG1270; ko=KO:K02227; pfam=PF03186; tigrfam=TIGR00380) — translation MSSGRAVGLLLGVAADAVLGDPKRGHPVAAFGRTAQRAESVTYRDSRSAGVLHTAGLVGATVGLGVIFQRMVRRSPVAEATLTALTTWSVLGGASLAREGSAMAAHLDSGELAAARSRLRGLCGRRADDLDNQGLARATVESVAENTSDAVIAPLFWGALTGVPGLVGYRAANTLDAMIGNRSSRYRAFGWGAARLDDLLNLLPARTTAMLTVVCAPVVGGSARESGRIRRRDASAHPSPNAGQVEAAFAGALRIRLGGRIDYEHAAETRPVLGEGRTADGGDVTRSVELSRLIGTVGGALAAVTALVAGRRR, via the coding sequence GTGAGCTCGGGGCGGGCGGTCGGTTTATTACTCGGCGTAGCCGCTGACGCGGTTCTGGGGGATCCGAAACGCGGACATCCGGTGGCGGCGTTCGGCAGGACCGCCCAACGGGCCGAGTCGGTCACCTACCGCGACAGCCGTTCGGCCGGCGTGCTGCACACCGCCGGGTTGGTCGGCGCGACCGTGGGACTCGGTGTGATTTTCCAGCGGATGGTCCGGCGTTCGCCGGTCGCCGAAGCGACGTTGACCGCCCTGACCACCTGGAGCGTGCTCGGCGGCGCCTCCCTGGCACGTGAGGGCAGTGCGATGGCCGCTCATCTCGACTCCGGTGAGTTGGCGGCGGCGCGTTCCAGGCTGCGCGGACTGTGCGGTCGTCGCGCCGATGACCTCGACAACCAGGGACTGGCGCGTGCCACGGTCGAATCGGTGGCGGAGAACACCTCGGACGCGGTCATCGCCCCGCTGTTCTGGGGAGCCCTCACGGGAGTTCCCGGTCTCGTCGGTTACCGGGCGGCCAACACGCTCGACGCCATGATCGGGAACCGGAGTAGCAGGTACCGCGCGTTCGGCTGGGGCGCGGCGCGGCTGGACGATCTGCTGAACCTGCTCCCGGCACGCACCACCGCGATGCTGACCGTGGTGTGCGCACCGGTGGTCGGTGGCTCGGCACGCGAGAGCGGCCGGATCAGGCGACGGGACGCCTCGGCGCACCCCAGCCCCAACGCGGGCCAGGTCGAGGCGGCGTTCGCCGGTGCGCTGCGCATCAGGCTGGGAGGCCGGATCGACTACGAGCACGCCGCCGAGACCCGTCCCGTGCTGGGGGAGGGGCGTACCGCCGACGGTGGCGACGTCACGCGGAGTGTCGAGCTGTCCAGGCTGATCGGAACCGTGGGGGGTGCGCTGGCCGCTGTGACGGCGCTGGTCGCAGGCAGACGGAGGTGA
- a CDS encoding putative transposase (product_source=KO:K07496; cog=COG0675; ko=KO:K07496; pfam=PF01385,PF07282,PF12323; superfamily=50447,57783; tigrfam=TIGR01766), producing MTTVLQAYQFALDPTPQQRAMLSSHCGASRFAYNWALAQVKAVMNQRVAEASYGVAEDQLTPVMSWSAYSLRKAWNAAKHEAAPWWSENSKEAYASGLANLATALDNWHKSRTGKRAGRGVGFPRFTSKRHRASCRFTTGSFGLSDSDRRHVKLPRIGTVRTHESTRTLARHVERGTARIRSTTVSFQRGRWHVSFSVEITKTEPAPATRGGTVGVDLGVKELAVLSTGETIANPKHLDRAQRQLRRLQRQAARRVGPDKRTKRKPSQRWHKAQQQASRLHTRVANARRDGLHQLSTRLVREYDTIAVENLNVEGMKRNRRLARHIADVGMGELRHQLDYKTTWHGRDMIVADRFYPSSKTCSDCGVVKAKLRLSERVFTCDHCGHTADRDLNAARNLAGLTASTASCVGTENTPAGNPPKTSHAGDGYRHGKTPDGTGVNAAPQGDGSGTL from the coding sequence ATGACCACGGTGTTGCAGGCGTACCAGTTCGCTCTCGATCCCACGCCGCAGCAGCGGGCCATGTTGTCGTCGCATTGCGGTGCGTCCCGGTTCGCCTACAACTGGGCGCTCGCGCAAGTCAAGGCCGTGATGAACCAGCGGGTAGCGGAAGCTTCCTACGGAGTCGCCGAGGACCAGCTCACCCCGGTGATGAGCTGGTCGGCCTACAGCCTGCGCAAAGCCTGGAACGCGGCCAAGCACGAGGCGGCCCCGTGGTGGAGCGAGAACTCCAAGGAGGCGTACGCCTCCGGGCTGGCGAACCTCGCGACCGCGCTGGACAACTGGCACAAGTCCCGCACCGGCAAGCGCGCCGGTCGCGGGGTCGGGTTCCCCCGGTTCACGTCCAAGCGGCACCGCGCTTCATGCCGGTTCACCACCGGATCGTTCGGGCTGTCCGATTCCGACCGCCGCCATGTCAAGCTTCCGCGTATTGGCACGGTGCGTACCCACGAGTCCACCCGCACACTCGCCCGGCACGTCGAACGCGGCACCGCCCGTATCCGGTCGACCACCGTGTCGTTCCAACGCGGCCGGTGGCACGTGTCGTTCTCGGTGGAGATCACCAAGACCGAGCCCGCACCCGCCACACGCGGCGGAACCGTGGGTGTCGACCTCGGAGTGAAAGAACTCGCGGTGCTGTCCACCGGGGAAACCATCGCCAACCCCAAACACCTCGACCGTGCGCAACGCCAACTTCGCCGGCTACAACGGCAAGCCGCCAGGCGCGTAGGGCCGGACAAACGCACGAAGCGGAAACCGTCGCAGCGATGGCACAAGGCGCAGCAACAGGCCTCCCGGTTGCACACGCGGGTCGCCAACGCGCGTCGAGACGGGCTGCACCAGCTCTCCACCCGACTCGTGCGCGAGTACGACACGATCGCGGTAGAAAACCTCAACGTCGAGGGCATGAAACGCAACCGCCGGTTGGCTCGCCACATCGCCGACGTGGGTATGGGCGAGCTACGGCACCAACTCGACTACAAAACCACCTGGCACGGCCGCGACATGATCGTGGCCGACCGGTTCTATCCCAGCTCGAAAACCTGCTCGGACTGTGGCGTGGTGAAAGCCAAACTGCGCCTGTCCGAACGCGTCTTCACCTGCGATCACTGCGGCCACACCGCTGATCGCGACCTCAACGCGGCCCGCAACCTCGCGGGCCTCACAGCGTCCACGGCGAGTTGCGTCGGGACGGAAAACACGCCCGCTGGAAACCCACCTAAGACCAGCCACGCTGGCGACGGGTATCGCCACGGGAAGACCCCGGACGGAACCGGGGTCAACGCCGCGCCGCAAGGCGACGGCTCAGGAACACTCTGA
- a CDS encoding cytochrome oxidase assembly protein ShyY1 (product_source=COG3346; cog=COG3346; pfam=PF02104; transmembrane_helix_parts=Inside_1_11,TMhelix_12_34,Outside_35_214,TMhelix_215_237,Inside_238_296), with product MRFGFLLRPGWLALLLLVAVFSTLCFTVLAPWQFSRHNETQARNDAIRASMRAEPKPLRDVLPREEAPSSSTEWKRVTFTGHYLSRGETLAWQRTVLGEPAFEVLTPFRLENGGTVLVDRGFIRPVESTRAPEYAAAPEGTVRLTARIRANEYDAEQRSTFRHDDHRWTYAINANTVERGVDIPMRSGYFTLVSEQPGVLQAVPLPRLESGPYLSYAMQWIIFGVMAPLALGYLVYSEARSPRTPNGRTSAGGTPDAGSPGTGGRKRKPRMSVAELIAAEERREQENREQRNSAGT from the coding sequence GTGCGTTTCGGATTTCTACTGCGCCCCGGCTGGCTCGCGTTGCTCCTGCTGGTGGCTGTTTTTTCCACGCTCTGCTTCACGGTGTTGGCACCGTGGCAGTTCAGCAGGCACAACGAGACGCAGGCGCGCAACGACGCGATCCGGGCGTCGATGCGGGCGGAGCCCAAGCCGTTGCGTGATGTGCTGCCCCGTGAGGAGGCGCCGAGCTCCTCGACCGAGTGGAAACGGGTGACGTTCACCGGTCACTACCTTTCCCGGGGCGAGACACTGGCCTGGCAGCGCACCGTACTCGGCGAACCCGCTTTCGAGGTGCTGACCCCGTTCCGGCTGGAGAACGGTGGGACGGTGCTGGTGGACCGCGGATTCATCCGCCCGGTGGAGTCGACCAGGGCACCGGAGTACGCGGCCGCCCCGGAGGGAACGGTGCGGTTGACGGCGCGGATCCGCGCGAACGAGTACGACGCCGAGCAGCGGTCGACGTTCCGCCACGACGACCACCGGTGGACGTACGCGATCAACGCGAACACGGTGGAGCGCGGCGTCGACATCCCGATGCGCTCCGGTTACTTCACGCTGGTGTCCGAGCAGCCCGGTGTGCTGCAGGCAGTGCCACTGCCGAGGCTGGAGTCCGGGCCCTACCTCTCGTACGCGATGCAGTGGATCATCTTCGGAGTCATGGCGCCGCTGGCGTTGGGGTATCTGGTTTACAGCGAAGCGCGTTCACCCCGCACCCCGAACGGCCGGACCTCGGCCGGAGGAACGCCGGACGCGGGTAGCCCCGGGACCGGCGGGCGGAAGCGGAAACCCCGCATGTCGGTCGCCGAGCTGATCGCGGCGGAGGAACGCCGGGAGCAGGAGAACCGTGAGCAGCGGAACTCGGCGGGTACCTGA
- a CDS encoding fructosamine-3-kinase (product_source=COG3001; cath_funfam=3.30.200.20,3.90.1200.10; cog=COG3001; pfam=PF03881; superfamily=56112): MSHPGLAEAVAELTGAEAAEPRRLGGGDASAAYEVRLDDGRSVFAKAAPPNMPHALRAEAASLRWLAEAGAARVPEVFGEDEQWLITEHVAESSPTAEAAAEFGRALARTHAAGATAHGCPPPGGPRDAWIGLAPMRNEPVADWPTFYGTLRVEPYVRRLVDAGTLHRSEAEPITELCERLGELPGADEAPARLHGDLWSGNVHWGRGPEETTHVWLIDPAAHGGHRETDLAMLRLFGCPRLDQVLAAYEAETPLAPGWHERVGIHQLFPLLVHGVLFGRGFARQAHSVAREALRSF; this comes from the coding sequence ATGAGCCATCCGGGGTTGGCCGAGGCAGTCGCGGAACTGACGGGTGCCGAAGCGGCGGAGCCTCGTCGTCTCGGCGGTGGTGACGCCTCGGCTGCCTACGAGGTCCGACTCGACGACGGACGCAGCGTGTTCGCCAAGGCAGCCCCGCCGAACATGCCGCACGCCCTGCGTGCGGAGGCGGCCTCGCTGCGGTGGCTGGCAGAGGCGGGCGCGGCCCGGGTACCCGAGGTCTTCGGCGAGGACGAGCAGTGGCTGATCACCGAGCACGTGGCCGAGAGCTCTCCCACGGCCGAGGCGGCGGCGGAGTTCGGGCGCGCACTCGCGCGAACGCACGCCGCCGGGGCCACCGCGCACGGCTGCCCACCTCCGGGCGGCCCCCGCGACGCGTGGATCGGGCTGGCCCCGATGCGCAACGAACCCGTGGCAGACTGGCCGACCTTCTACGGCACACTGCGCGTGGAACCCTACGTGCGGCGGTTGGTGGACGCGGGCACGCTGCACCGCTCGGAGGCGGAGCCGATAACCGAACTCTGCGAACGACTCGGTGAACTTCCCGGTGCCGACGAGGCGCCCGCCAGGCTGCACGGTGACCTGTGGAGCGGCAACGTGCACTGGGGACGAGGTCCGGAGGAGACGACTCACGTGTGGTTGATCGACCCGGCCGCGCACGGCGGGCACCGCGAGACCGATCTGGCGATGCTGCGGTTGTTCGGCTGTCCCCGGTTGGATCAGGTGCTGGCCGCCTACGAGGCGGAGACACCACTGGCGCCGGGCTGGCACGAGCGGGTGGGGATACACCAGCTGTTCCCGCTGCTGGTGCACGGCGTGTTGTTCGGCCGCGGCTTCGCCAGACAGGCACACTCGGTCGCGCGGGAAGCACTGCGCTCGTTCTGA
- a CDS encoding putative DNA-binding transcriptional regulator AlpA (product_source=COG3311; cog=COG3311; pfam=PF12728; superfamily=46955), which translates to MANLDDLLSAPQAAELLGISVKTLYRNSYVYDDFPQPTKVGRTVLYDPDELRAWRYEHPPRERTITR; encoded by the coding sequence ATGGCTAACTTGGATGACTTGCTCTCCGCCCCACAAGCGGCCGAACTACTCGGGATCAGCGTCAAGACGCTGTACCGCAACTCGTACGTCTACGACGACTTCCCCCAGCCGACCAAGGTCGGACGCACCGTGCTCTACGACCCGGACGAGCTACGCGCCTGGCGCTACGAACACCCACCACGCGAACGCACAATCACACGTTGA
- a CDS encoding uncharacterized protein (TIGR02677 family) (product_source=TIGR02677; pfam=PF09660; tigrfam=TIGR02677) — MTADHEAVEPRSGAMPNAVPPHGAPVARPPGPERITGTGTDGADLARTASPNSGTAAAGDEVSDSPTAERDLPAGAEVDSGERRLLLYRHLQVSGHRTYLTIMRLFTSTLLADLSAAEVAGTLAVAEREGRISEGESELSTVVERLRKLREWGNLTHGRRETTASSIAEFQHGSVRFQVSKLGVRVQRDVDALLRVPEGAREVSKELLPAIERGLSGIVELLPEETSAAALSEQTRERLSEQVTTVFLQHSELADTVRDFYAYLGQVVTRHHLNAGEISGFRNLLVEYIQSVVEDVIRHTEPIAASLSVLARRRDQLLAALGTVEDLGDEVERARGRTGADWQELTDWFLDSPGRPSQVSALREATARAIGSLLASVKHATSGGGPVPGRRSDLLHLARWFDDSDQAGAHRLYAAAFGLYSSRCFQPAPPHDGDEHATSWLAGNRVEIPVNVRNRADRSGSGGTSRVLHDPMTERQLLDERRAEQQRRAAAVAELAAASENPAGSRFSADALEVLCELLTLAMADREDPAETRTALEPVHRLRLRIRHSPEGPTTISSVRGELTLRDTAVELDVSEMSGRFTTTGAANHENVTDGAIR; from the coding sequence GTGACCGCCGATCACGAAGCCGTCGAGCCGCGCTCCGGGGCGATGCCGAACGCCGTGCCGCCCCACGGTGCCCCGGTCGCACGTCCACCGGGGCCGGAGCGGATCACCGGGACCGGAACGGACGGCGCGGACCTCGCGAGAACCGCTTCCCCGAACAGCGGAACAGCCGCCGCGGGCGACGAGGTCTCGGACAGCCCGACGGCCGAACGGGACCTTCCGGCGGGCGCGGAGGTCGACTCCGGTGAACGACGCCTGCTGCTCTACCGTCATCTGCAGGTGAGCGGTCACCGCACCTACCTGACGATCATGCGGCTGTTCACCTCCACACTGCTCGCGGACCTCTCCGCGGCGGAGGTCGCGGGAACGCTGGCGGTGGCCGAGCGCGAGGGCAGGATCTCCGAGGGCGAGTCCGAGCTGTCGACCGTGGTCGAACGGCTGCGCAAGCTCCGCGAGTGGGGCAACCTGACCCACGGCAGACGCGAGACAACCGCGTCCAGCATCGCGGAGTTCCAGCACGGCAGTGTCCGCTTCCAGGTGAGCAAGCTGGGTGTGCGGGTGCAGCGGGACGTGGACGCGCTGTTGCGGGTCCCCGAGGGGGCCCGGGAAGTCTCCAAGGAGTTGCTGCCTGCCATCGAACGCGGGCTGAGCGGGATCGTAGAGCTGCTTCCCGAGGAGACGAGCGCCGCAGCCCTGTCGGAGCAGACCAGGGAACGCCTCTCGGAACAGGTAACCACGGTCTTCCTGCAGCACTCCGAGCTCGCCGACACCGTTCGCGATTTCTACGCCTACCTCGGTCAGGTGGTCACCAGGCATCACCTGAACGCGGGCGAGATATCCGGTTTCCGGAACCTGCTGGTGGAGTACATCCAGTCGGTGGTCGAGGACGTGATCCGCCACACCGAACCGATCGCGGCGTCGTTGAGCGTGCTGGCGCGGCGTCGGGACCAACTGCTGGCGGCGCTGGGCACCGTGGAGGACCTCGGTGACGAGGTGGAACGGGCACGCGGCAGGACCGGGGCCGACTGGCAGGAACTCACCGACTGGTTCCTGGACTCGCCGGGCAGGCCGAGCCAGGTGTCGGCCCTGCGCGAGGCCACCGCACGCGCGATCGGCTCGTTGCTGGCCAGCGTCAAGCACGCAACCTCGGGCGGTGGGCCGGTACCGGGGCGTCGGAGCGATCTGCTCCACCTGGCGCGTTGGTTCGACGACTCGGACCAGGCCGGGGCGCATCGGCTCTACGCCGCCGCTTTCGGGCTGTACTCCTCCCGGTGTTTTCAGCCCGCCCCGCCGCACGACGGGGACGAGCACGCCACCAGTTGGCTCGCGGGAAACCGCGTGGAGATCCCGGTCAACGTCCGCAACCGCGCCGATCGGAGCGGCAGCGGCGGCACTTCTCGGGTGCTGCACGACCCAATGACCGAGCGGCAACTGCTGGACGAACGCCGCGCCGAGCAGCAGCGACGTGCCGCTGCCGTGGCGGAGCTGGCCGCCGCGTCGGAAAACCCGGCGGGGAGCAGATTCTCCGCCGACGCGCTGGAAGTGCTGTGCGAACTGCTGACGCTGGCGATGGCCGATCGGGAGGATCCGGCCGAAACCCGCACGGCGTTGGAACCGGTTCACCGACTGCGGCTGCGGATCCGACACAGCCCGGAGGGACCGACCACGATCTCCAGCGTGCGCGGCGAGCTGACCCTGCGGGACACGGCGGTGGAGCTGGACGTCTCCGAGATGTCCGGGAGGTTCACCACGACCGGCGCCGCGAACCACGAGAACGTCACCGACGGAGCGATCCGATGA
- a CDS encoding protein-tyrosine phosphatase (product_source=KO:K01104; cath_funfam=3.40.50.2300; cog=COG0394; ko=KO:K01104; pfam=PF01451; smart=SM00226; superfamily=52788), translated as MTFDSTTKAFHVSFVCTGNICRSPMAALVFGEHLRRAGLSDRVEVSSAGTGPWHVGESADPRTNAVLADHGYPTEHTAAQLDEHHLGADLLLAMDAGHLRVLRDEVQDNERVRLLRSFDPKSDEWAEVPDPYFGGERGFDGVMEMIEAAVPGLLDRVRTGLGLPGSGDRGSASSAGTTSPSETAS; from the coding sequence GTGACATTCGATTCCACCACCAAGGCCTTCCACGTTTCGTTCGTCTGCACCGGCAACATCTGCCGGTCCCCCATGGCAGCGCTGGTGTTCGGCGAGCACCTGAGACGTGCCGGACTCTCCGACCGGGTCGAGGTGTCCAGCGCGGGCACCGGCCCCTGGCACGTCGGGGAGTCGGCCGATCCGCGCACCAACGCGGTGCTGGCGGACCACGGCTACCCCACCGAGCACACCGCCGCGCAGCTCGACGAGCACCACCTCGGCGCGGACCTGCTGCTGGCCATGGACGCGGGGCACCTGCGCGTGCTCCGGGACGAGGTTCAGGACAACGAGCGGGTCAGGCTGCTGCGCTCGTTCGACCCGAAGTCCGACGAGTGGGCGGAGGTGCCGGACCCCTACTTCGGTGGCGAGCGCGGTTTCGACGGGGTGATGGAGATGATCGAGGCCGCTGTCCCCGGACTGCTCGACCGGGTCAGGACCGGCCTGGGGCTGCCCGGTTCGGGAGATCGGGGTTCCGCCTCCTCGGCCGGGACGACGTCCCCCTCCGAGACGGCGTCGTGA
- a CDS encoding histidinol-phosphate aminotransferase (product_source=KO:K00817; cath_funfam=3.40.640.10,3.90.1150.10; cog=COG0079; ko=KO:K00817; pfam=PF00155; superfamily=53383) — MTRRDDREMLRHHGDVDAAGELLDFAVNVRLRQPPEWLRDRLIAALDRLGGYPSAEDDLAARCAVARRHDRSPEEVLPLAGAAEGFALLPTLRPELAAVVHPSFTEPELALRDGGVDVTRVPLDPADGYRLRPEAVPERVDLVVLGNPTNPTSVLHPAETLRSLARPGRVLVVDEAFADAVVDEPESLAAERIPGLLVLRSLTKMWGLPGLRVGYALGEPELLRRLTHRRPHWPVSTLGLEALLACCEPEAVAESRRAAELLARCRDELAAELADIPGIHVALPAAAPFLLLRVPNGPSVRAGLRQHGIAVRRADTFPGLDEDHIRVAVRGDAENARLVSALREVVVPPASPERERTDEEPVATVTENRSTTREATR; from the coding sequence ATGACTCGCCGGGACGACAGGGAGATGCTGCGCCATCACGGAGATGTGGACGCCGCTGGCGAGCTGCTCGACTTCGCGGTCAACGTCCGGCTGCGACAACCCCCGGAGTGGTTGCGCGATCGGCTGATCGCCGCGTTGGACAGGCTGGGCGGTTATCCGTCCGCCGAGGACGACCTCGCGGCCCGGTGCGCGGTGGCTCGACGGCACGACCGTTCTCCCGAGGAAGTGCTGCCCCTGGCCGGGGCGGCGGAGGGATTCGCGTTGTTGCCAACCCTGCGCCCGGAGCTGGCCGCTGTGGTGCATCCCTCGTTCACCGAGCCCGAACTGGCGCTGCGCGACGGTGGCGTCGACGTCACCCGCGTGCCGCTCGATCCGGCCGACGGATACCGACTCCGGCCGGAGGCCGTGCCCGAGCGGGTCGACCTGGTGGTGCTGGGCAACCCCACGAATCCGACCTCGGTGCTGCACCCCGCCGAGACCCTGCGCTCGCTGGCTCGTCCCGGACGGGTCCTGGTCGTGGACGAGGCCTTCGCCGACGCGGTGGTCGACGAGCCGGAATCGTTGGCCGCCGAACGGATCCCCGGACTGCTCGTGCTGCGTTCGCTGACCAAGATGTGGGGACTGCCCGGGCTGCGGGTCGGATACGCGCTGGGAGAGCCGGAACTGCTGCGGCGGTTGACGCACCGCCGCCCGCACTGGCCGGTGAGCACGCTCGGGTTGGAAGCCCTGTTGGCGTGCTGTGAACCCGAGGCCGTCGCCGAGTCGCGACGCGCGGCGGAGCTGCTCGCCCGGTGCCGTGACGAACTGGCGGCCGAGCTCGCCGACATCCCGGGAATTCACGTCGCCCTGCCGGCAGCGGCCCCATTCCTGCTGTTGCGGGTGCCGAACGGTCCCTCGGTACGCGCGGGGCTGCGGCAACACGGCATCGCGGTACGCCGGGCCGACACCTTCCCCGGACTCGACGAGGACCACATCCGGGTGGCCGTGCGTGGTGACGCGGAGAACGCCCGACTGGTCTCCGCGTTGCGGGAAGTCGTCGTGCCACCGGCCTCGCCGGAGCGGGAACGCACCGACGAGGAGCCGGTTGCCACCGTTACCGAAAATCGATCCACGACACGGGAAGCGACTCGATGA